A single window of Leopardus geoffroyi isolate Oge1 chromosome D4, O.geoffroyi_Oge1_pat1.0, whole genome shotgun sequence DNA harbors:
- the LOC123592526 gene encoding procathepsin L-like isoform X1: MHPSLFLAALCLGIASAAPQVNQSLDEQWSQWKATHGKLYGKNEEGWRRAVWGENMKMIEQHNREYNQKEHSFTMAMNGFGDMTNEEFRQVMNGLQIQKHKKGKVFQPPLFAEIPSSVNWRKKGYVTPTKNQGQCASGWAFSATGAIEGQMFGKTHKLVSLSEQNLLDCAWSEGSGGCSGGNMENAFQYVKDNGGLDSEESYPYHAQLQSCKYNPENSAADITGFLTIPKTEYKLMRSVAIVGPVSAAIDASLDTFRFYDQGIYYDSNCSHEILHHGVLIVGYGFEGAELDNKKYWIVKNSWGEAWGIDGYILMAKDRDNHCGIASLASFPTV; this comes from the exons ATGcatccttctctcttcctggctgCCCTTTGCTTGGGAATAGCGTCAGCTGCTCCACAAGTCAATCAGAGTTTAGATGAACAATGGTCCCAGTGGAAGGCAACACACGGGAAGCTATATGGCAAG AATGAAGAAGGATGGAGGAGAGCAGTGTGGGGGGAAAATATGAAGATGATTGAACAGCACAATCGGGAATACAATCAAAAGGAACACAGCTTCACGATGGCAATGAATGGCTTTGGTGACATG aCCAATGAAGAATTCAGGCAGGTGATGAATGGTCTTCAAATCCAGAAGCACAAGAAGGGGAAAGTGTTCCAACCACCTCTCTTTGCTGAGATCCCCTCATCTGTGAACTGGAGAAAGAAAGGCTATGTAACTCCCACAAAGAATCAG GGTCAGTGTGCTTCTGGCTGGGCTTTTAGTGCAACTGGTGCCATCGAAGGACAGATGTTTGGGAAAACTCACAAACTTGTTTCACTGAGTGAGCAGAACCTGCTGGACTGTGCTTGGTCTGAAGGCAGTGGGGGCTGCAGTGGGGGCAACATGGAGAACGCCTTCCAGTATGTTAAGGACAATGGAGGCCTGGACTCAGAGGAATCCTATCCATACCATGCACAG CTCCAATCTTGCAAATACAATCCAGAAAATTCTGCTGCCGACATAACTGGGTTCTTGACAATCCCTAAGACGGAGTACAAACTTATGAGGTCAGTGGCAATTGTGGGTCCCGTCTCTGCTGCTATAGATGCAAGCCTGGATACCTTCCGGTTCTATGACCAAG GCATTTATTATGATTCAAACTGCAGCCATGAAATCCTACACCACGGCGTTCTGATAGTTGGCTATGGCTTTGAGGGAGCAGAGTTGGATAACAAAAAGTATTGGATTGTCAAGAACAG CTGGGGAGAAGCCTGGGGCATAGATGGCTATATACTGATGGCCAAAGACCGGGACAACCACTGTGGTATCGCCTCCTTGGCCAGCTTTCCTACCGTGTGA
- the LOC123592832 gene encoding procathepsin L-like: MHPFAFLTALCLGIVSATIELDQSLDEQWIQWKETHGKQYGMVEECRRAVWEKNMKMIIQHNQEYYQGKHRFLMAMNRFGDMTNEEFRHMMIGLKMQKSENGEVFKVPFCAGTSVPVERKQMSTVSPIETFIICFQGRCASGWAFSAAGALEVQMFRKTGKRVSLSVQNLLDCSWPQGNEGCNGGLMSNAFQYVKNNGGLDTEESYPYVARDGPCKYRPEHSAANITAFHTIPQREKILMMVLRKVGPVSATIDASLDTFRFYKRGIYYDPKCSSEDLNHGVLVVGYGFQGKESDNQKYWFVKNSWGTDWGMDGYIKMAKDRDNHCGITTKASFPIV; the protein is encoded by the exons ATGCATCCTTTTGCCTTCCTGACTGCTCTTTGCTTGGGAATAGTTTCAGCTACTATAGAGCTTGATCAAAGTTTAGATGAACAGTGGATCCAGTGGAAGGAGACACATGGGAAGCAATATGGCATG GTTGAAGAATGCAGAAGAGCAGTGTGGgagaagaatatgaaaatgattaTACAGCACAATCAGGAATACTATCAAGGGAAACACCGCTTTTTGATGGCAATGAATCGCTTTGGTGACATG ACCAATGAAGAATTCAGGCACATGATGATTGGTCTTAAAATGCAGAAGAGTGAGAATGGGGAAGTGTTTAAAGTCCCCTTCTGTGCTGGCACCTCTGTACCTGTCGAGAGAAAACAGATGTCCACTGTAAGTCCT ATTGAGACCTTTATAATTTGTTTCCAGGGTCGGTGTGCTTCTGGCTGGGCTTTTAGTGCAGCTGGTGCCCTTGAGGTACAGATGTTCCGGAAAACTGGCAAACGTGTTTCCTTGAGTGTGCAGAACCTCCTGGACTGCTCTTGGCCTCAAGGCAATGAGGGCTGCAATGGCGGTCTAATGAGCAATGCCTTCCAGTATGTTAAGAACAATGGAGGCCTGGACACAGAGGAATCCTATCCATATGTTGCAAGA GATGGACCCTGCAAATACAGGCCTGAGCATTCTGCTGCCAATATCACTGCCTTTCACACAATCCCTCAGCGGGAGAAGATCCTTATGATGGTACTACGAAAGGTGGGGCCCGTCTCTGCGACTATTGATGCAAGCCTGGATACCTTCCGGTTCTATAAACGAG GCATTTATTATGATCCAAAGTGCAGCAGTGAAGACCTGAATCACGGTGTTCTGGTGGTTGGCTATGGCTTTCAAGGAAAAGAATCCGATAACCAAAAATATTGGTTTGTCAAGAACAG CTGGGGCACTGACTGGGGCATGGATGGCtacataaaaatggccaaagaccGGGACAACCACTGTGGAATCACCACCAAGGCCAGCTTTCCTATCGTGTGA
- the LOC123592526 gene encoding procathepsin L-like isoform X2, with translation MKMIEQHNREYNQKEHSFTMAMNGFGDMTNEEFRQVMNGLQIQKHKKGKVFQPPLFAEIPSSVNWRKKGYVTPTKNQGQCASGWAFSATGAIEGQMFGKTHKLVSLSEQNLLDCAWSEGSGGCSGGNMENAFQYVKDNGGLDSEESYPYHAQLQSCKYNPENSAADITGFLTIPKTEYKLMRSVAIVGPVSAAIDASLDTFRFYDQGIYYDSNCSHEILHHGVLIVGYGFEGAELDNKKYWIVKNSWGEAWGIDGYILMAKDRDNHCGIASLASFPTV, from the exons ATGAAGATGATTGAACAGCACAATCGGGAATACAATCAAAAGGAACACAGCTTCACGATGGCAATGAATGGCTTTGGTGACATG aCCAATGAAGAATTCAGGCAGGTGATGAATGGTCTTCAAATCCAGAAGCACAAGAAGGGGAAAGTGTTCCAACCACCTCTCTTTGCTGAGATCCCCTCATCTGTGAACTGGAGAAAGAAAGGCTATGTAACTCCCACAAAGAATCAG GGTCAGTGTGCTTCTGGCTGGGCTTTTAGTGCAACTGGTGCCATCGAAGGACAGATGTTTGGGAAAACTCACAAACTTGTTTCACTGAGTGAGCAGAACCTGCTGGACTGTGCTTGGTCTGAAGGCAGTGGGGGCTGCAGTGGGGGCAACATGGAGAACGCCTTCCAGTATGTTAAGGACAATGGAGGCCTGGACTCAGAGGAATCCTATCCATACCATGCACAG CTCCAATCTTGCAAATACAATCCAGAAAATTCTGCTGCCGACATAACTGGGTTCTTGACAATCCCTAAGACGGAGTACAAACTTATGAGGTCAGTGGCAATTGTGGGTCCCGTCTCTGCTGCTATAGATGCAAGCCTGGATACCTTCCGGTTCTATGACCAAG GCATTTATTATGATTCAAACTGCAGCCATGAAATCCTACACCACGGCGTTCTGATAGTTGGCTATGGCTTTGAGGGAGCAGAGTTGGATAACAAAAAGTATTGGATTGTCAAGAACAG CTGGGGAGAAGCCTGGGGCATAGATGGCTATATACTGATGGCCAAAGACCGGGACAACCACTGTGGTATCGCCTCCTTGGCCAGCTTTCCTACCGTGTGA